The nucleotide sequence CACGGCGGGATGCCGTTCTCGGACCGCTCGCTGTTGGGCAGGACGTTCTCCAGCTTGCTGACGGGTCCGTCCGGGCCTTCGAGGGTGAGCGCCGCGACGTAGTCCTGCGAGAACTCGCCGAGGAACGCCTTGCCGTCCCAGTACTCGGGGAACTTGCCCGGGGCCGGGTTGTCGGCGTCGTAGTGGTAGACGGGACCGCCCATCGGGGCCTGGCCGCCGGGACCGCCGGGACCGCGGAACGCGGTCAGCTCGGGCCAGGGCTGGTCGGTGTCCTTGTCCCCGTACCAGAGGGTGGCGGGGCTCGCCGGCGGCAGCGTGGTCAGACCCGTGTTCCAGCGCGAGTCGTTGACCGGCGCGGCGCAGTCGAACTCGGGACCGGGGGTGAGGGTGGCGAAGTCGAAGTCCCGGTACGGGTGGGTGTTGTCACCCGTGCAGTACGGCCAGCCGCTGTTCAGCGGCTTGGTCGTGGTGTTCCACTCGACGTACCCCATGGGACCGCGGTTCGGGTCGGCGTTGCCGGCGTCCGGGCCGTAGTCGCCCCACATCACCGCGCCGGTGGCCTTGTCGACCGTCATCCGGTACGGGTTGCGCAGCCCCATCACGAAGATCTCGGGACGGGTCTTGGCGGTGCCGACCGGGAACAGGTTCCCGTCCGGGATCGTGTAACTGCCGTCGTCCTGCACGTGGATGCGCAGGATCTTGCCCTTGAGGTCGTTGCTGTTGCCCGAACCGCGGCGCTCGTCGAGGCCGGGGTTGTAGGTGGCGGCGTCGTTGATCGGGGTGTACCCGTTGACGTTGGGCCCCGAGGCCGGGGTGTTGCCACCGGTGGAGATGTACAGGTTGCCGTCGGCGTCGAAGTCCACGTCGCCCGCCACGTGGCAGCACTGGCCGCGGTTGGTATTGACCCGGATGATCTCCTGGGCGGTGGTCAGGTCGAGCTTGTCACCGGTCCACTTGAAGCGGGTGAGGGTGTCGTAGCCCTCCCACTGCTTCCAGTACGAGTCGTCCTGGCCCGCGGGCAGCCGCTCGGGCGCGGAGCCCGTCGGTGTGTTCAGCGGCGGCGAGTAGTAGAGGTAGACCCACTTGTTGGTCGCGAAGTCGGGGTCCAGGGTGACGGTCTGGAGCCCCATCTCGGAGTTCTGGTAGACCTCGATGTGGTTGGCGATCTTGGTGACGCCGGTGCCGGGGTCGGTGAGCCGCAGGTCGCCGTTGCGGGCGGTGTGCAGCACGCGGCTGTCCGGGAGGACGGCGAGGTCGATCGGCTCGCCCGTCTCCTTGGTCAGGGTGACCTTCTCGTAGTTCGCCCAGTCCAGGGCCGGGTCGGCTGCTGCCGCGTGCTCGACGCCGTTGTGCGCGGTGGCGGCGGGCGCGAGCGCCACACCGCCCAACGCGGGCAACGCCGCCAGCAGGACGCCTGTGACGAGGCGTCTCAGGGTACGGTGCACGATGATGCTCTCCTTGGTCGCTGGCGGTTCAGGAGGGTGTGCGGCCGGGCCCGGTCCACCGCCCGCACCGTGGCTGCGGTGCGGAATCACGGCGGGCCGAGCCCGGCTGACGTGCTTGTGCTGTGCTGTGCGGGGTGGTGGTGTGCGGGGGCGGATCGCCCGGACTAGCCGAGCAGTTCCTTCAGACCGGCGAAGCTGCGCTCGGCCGCACCGAGCGAACCCGGCGGGTTGGGCTGGGTGTTGACGGCGTTGTCCTGCTCCCAGACGCCGAAGTGGCTGCCACGGGCGCCGATCTCCCGGACGAAGCGCTCGTACGGCATGTCGCCCGCGCCGAACTCGACCATGCTGTAGCCGTCGCCGGCCGACGGGTTCGACGTGCCGTCCTTCATGTGGAACAGCGGGTAGCGGTAGGGCTGGTTGCGCACGTAGGCGGCCGGGTCGAAGCCGGGGAACCGGTACTTGCCGACGAAGGCCCAGTACACGTCCATCTCCAGATAGACGTGGCGCGGGTCGGTGTTCCTGAGGAACACGTCGTACAGCCGGACCGACGGCTGGTCGGTGGCGAAGCCGAACTCGCCCGCGTGGTTGTGCTGGTAGAGCTTGAGGCCACGGGCGGTGGCGGCGGCGCCCCAGGTGTTGAACTCCTCGGCGGCCGCGAGGTAGCCGGCGACCGTGTTGCTGTTCGACGGGGCGTTGGCGGTGCCGACGTGCGGCATGCCGAGGATCTCGGCCGCGTCGAGTTCCGCCTGGATGTTGCTGCGGAAGTTCCCGATGCCGACGTGACTGCCCACCGCGCGCAGCCCGTTGTCGTCGAGGATCTGTCTTATCTCCTGGAGGGTGATCTGGCGGCCCAGGATGGAGGTGTTCTGGGTGTACCCGGCGAACTCGATCTCCGTGTAGCCGATTCTGGCCAGTTCGGTCAGGACGACGGCGAAGCCGAGTGAGGTGACCTTGTCGCGGACGCTGTAGAGCTGGAGCCCGATGCGGTCCTTGGGGATGGACAGGATGCTCGGGGCGGCCGACGCCGAGGATGCCGTGGCCACACCGCCGACGACCGAGGCGGCGGCGAGTGCCACCGTGGTGCCCGCTGTGGCCCGCAGGAAGTCCCTGCGATCGAAGGACTTGTTCAGATTACCCACGGTAACTCCTGGCTGGTGGGGTGACGAGAGACGGAAGGGGCGCTGTGCGCGCTACCGGTACGTCAGGTGCGGGGAACACCTGGGCCACTAGAGGTCGGAGTCACCGGCCGCGCGGGCGTCGGCCCGTGCGGTGGCGGCGCGGGCCGCTGCCTTCTCGGCGAGGTCGCCGCCGCGGTCCTGGGGTGCCAGGCGGGCGGAGCGGGCGGCCGAGGGCGCGACGGGGGCGGTCTCGCCGGTGACGGCGCCGCGGATCCGGGCCAGCGAACCGACCTGGAGCACCGGGCTGTTCCCGGTGGCGCTGAGGGCGCCGCGGACGATCGCGTTGTCCAGTACGGCGGTTGCCGTGTTGTCACTGACCGTCAGATTGCCACCGAGGTAGGTGGCACCCTCGCAGGTGCTGAGCGGGCCGTTGCCGCCGAGCTGGAGGTTGTCCGCGTTGTTCTTGTAGACCGTGGCGCCTTCGACCTCGCTGGCGCACAGGACGCCGCCCAGCGAGTTGTCACTGACCGTCAGACCCTTGACGGTGGAGTCGTAGACGTCGGTGTAGAGGTTCCCTTCACCGGTGAGCGCCCCGCTGAGGGTGCTGCCCGAGACGTACAGCTCACCGTCGGAAGCGGTGACGGCGGCGAGCTTGGAGTCCACCGCGTACACGAAGCCCTCGGTCGCGGTCACGGCCTTGGCCGTGGTGTCCTGCAGATGGGCGCCGAAGGCCGACGTGGTGGTCAGCGCGCCCTTGACGGTGCTGTTGTCGAGGTCCAGATAGCCGTTGTCGGCCACCGTGACCGCGCCGTTGAAGGTGACGCCGGAGCCGACGAGGTCGGCGCCGGCCTCCACCCGCACCGTGCCCTTGACCTTGGTGCCGGTCAGTGTGCACGACTGCCCGGCCGGCACGACCAGGTCACCGCCCACGGTCACGGCGCCACCGTCTCCCACACAGGTGGTGTAGAGCGCCGCCTGGGCGGATCCGGCGAAGGCCACCAGCCCGCCGGACGCCACCAACGAGGCCGTGACAACGAGCGTACGGATCTTCATATCGCTTCCCTCCTGCTGCGATCACAGCCGCGACGATCGCGCGGCTGAGTGCCCCGTGGATACGGGGGTGCTGCGGGGCTGCCTGAGCAAGCGGCCGCCGACGCGGCGGCCGTGACGCCTCGGATCGGACTACGGCCCGACCAGTGGGGGGAGTGATGGTTCCGCCTCCGCTTGTAACGGGGGCGAAACACTTGCCTGGTTGGGCCGAGACACTAGGGCGCGGCAGGAGGGCTGTCCAGAGGTTTGGAACGAATCTCTAAAACTTTCTCATGATCCGTCAAAAGGTTTTGAGCGGGATCCATTTGTGCGACCAGGCCCTGATGGCCTCCATGACCGGTTCGAGGTCGAGCCCCTTCTGCGTGAGGTGGTACTCGACCTGGACGGGGGACGACGGCAGTACCCGACGCTCGATCAGACCCTCGTCCTCCAGGGTGTGCAGTCTTTGCGCGAGCATCGTGTCGCTCAGCCCCGGCACCGCGGCCTTGATCTGTGCGTACCGGTGCTGGTCCGTGGCGACGGCCCGCAGGATCGCGCCGCTCCAGCGGGCGCCGATCAGCTCGATCGCCGCGTGGTAGCGCGTGCAGACAGGGTGCAGTTCACTCATGGGTCGCCGCCTACCTCGTCAGGAGACCGGGGCCGGGCGCAGCGGGTGCAGCGTCGCCGACACCCTCAGCAGCTCGTCGAACATGGCCTTGGTCGATGTGGTCATGATCTCGCTCGGCACGACAGTACCGTCGTCGTCGATGAACTGGTTGACGAACGGGACGGCGACGGCCTCCACGACCGGGGTCATCTTGAGCGCCGTCACCACCGACTTGAGCTGCTGCACGGCGCGCGTTCCCGCGGCGATGCCGCCGTAGCTGACGAACGCCACGGGCTTGTACTGCCACTCGTTGTGCAGGAAGTCGAGGGCGTTCTTCAGCGCCGCGCTGTAGCCGTGGTTGTACTCCGGCATCACGAACGCGAACGCGTCGGCGGCCGCGACCCGGGCGCTCCAGTCGCGCGTGTGCTGCTGCGTGTACGCCCCCAGCCGGGGGTGTCCCGGCTCGTCCATGAACGGCAGGTTCAGCTCGGCGAGGTCGACCAGGTCGACCTCGGAGAAGCCGCCGTGCGCCGTGGCGGCGCTCTCGATCCACCGGCCGACCGGCAGCCCGACCCGGCCGGGGCGGTTGCTGCCGATGATGATCATGAGCTTGGTCATGCGGATGTCTCCTCGGTGCGTGCGTCTGAGTCGCCTCAACGTATCAGTATTTCTTAGTAGCTAAGAATATCTTAGCGCTGTGGGTGATGTGCGAGCGATCACAGCCGGTGGCGGCTACCATCGGAGAACAAGATCGAGAGGTGACTCGTCTCACAGGCGGCACGGCGGTCCGCGGCACATGGGCGATCAGCGGCTGGGCAGGCGCTCCCCCGGAGATGCCCGGTGCGGGCGCCTTCACCGCTGACCTCACAGCTGATCTCACGGCTGATTCGGGATGGAGAACCCACGGTGCTGATGGCTCACCCCGCGATACTTCGCAACCTTGTCGAGCAGTACGAGGCGCTGCAGATCCGGCACGCGGACGAAGGCTCGATCGAGACGCTCCGCCGGCTGGAGGACGTGACGTACACGCTGTGCGTCTCGACCGGCACCCAGACCGTCGAGGCGGCCCTGGCCGTCGCCGAGCAGCAGCTGACCAACGCGCTCGCCGAGACCGTCCCCGTGGCACCAGGCCGCGCGGGTACGGGCGTCGTGGACGACGAGGTGCGGCTCACCGCTTGACGTGGTGCCGCGCCCGCAGCAGGAGGAGGACGGATCGCGAGTCCCGGTGGTGCCGACACCTACGCCGTGTGGAACAGCGCTCCCTACGCGGCGCTGGTGGTGGACGCGGCGGGCACGGTACGACTCGCGAACGACCTCGCGCTCGCCCTCTTCCCCGGCGCGGGACCCGGTGCCCGGCTCACCGACGTCGTACCCCGCTGGCTCACGCTCGCCCATCAGGACCCGCTGCCCGACACGGTACGAGGACGGGTCGGCGCCCGCGCCTTCGAGGCGCGTCCCACCCGCGGACCCGACGGCGACGTCGTCTGGTGGCTGGCCGAGGCGCCCGGCGACGCAGGCCTGCGCGAGGCGCGGGAAGCGCTGCGGACCGAGCGCAGGCGCACCGCCTTCCTGACCGAGGCGTCGAACGCCCTGCTGTCCTCCCTCAACGCCGAACGGTGCGCGGACACCACGGCCCGGCTCGCCGCCGGACATCTGGCCGACGCCGCGCTCGTGATCGCACCGCCCGCCGGACGCGGACTGCCGGTGACCCGCTGCACCCGGGGCGGCGCCCCGGTACGCGGACAGCAGACCGCCGAGCCCGCCGAGATGCCCGGCCTCGCCGAGGCGCTGGGCGGATTCCCGCCCGTCCCGTCCCGCTGGATCGACCCCGCCCATGTCCCCGACTGGGTGGTGCCGGAAGGATTCGGCCCGGTCGGCTCGATCGTGGTCGCCCCGCTGCCGGGACAGGGCGGCCCGGCCGGCGCCCTGATCCTGCTGCGGTACTCGACGACCGAGTCGTTCACCGAGGACGAGGAGATCATCGTCCGGCTGTTCGCCGCCCGGGCCGGCGCCGCGCTCTACGCGGCGCGGATGTACCTGGACCAGGCCGCCATCACCGAGACGCTCATGGCGGAGCTGCTGCCGCCCTCGCTCGACCAGGTCGCCGGCGTCGAACTCGCCGCCGGATACCGGGCGGCGGGCGACGCCGAGCGCGTCGGCGGCGACTTCTACGACGTACACCCCACAGGCCCGGCCGCGCCGGACGCGGGCGCGGCCCCGAGCGGTGAGTACCTGGTGGTCCTCGGCGACGTGTGCGGCAAGGGACTTGAGGCGGCCGTACTGACCGGCAAGATCCGCAACACCCTCCACGCGCTGGTCCCGATGGCCGACGACCACCCGCGGATGCTCCGGCTGCTCAACGGGGCGCTGCTCAGCTCCCGGAGCGCCCGTTTCGCCACCCTGGTGATGGCCTCGACCAGGCGCGAGGGCAGTCACGTACGGCTGCGGCTCACCAGCGCCGGCCACCCGGCGCCGCTGATCGTGCGCTCCGACGGCCGGGTGGAGGAGGCGGCGACCCGCGGCACCCTCGTCGGCGCGCTGCCCGAGATCGAGGC is from Streptomyces sp. NBC_00370 and encodes:
- a CDS encoding sugar phosphate isomerase/epimerase family protein, which produces MGNLNKSFDRRDFLRATAGTTVALAAASVVGGVATASSASAAPSILSIPKDRIGLQLYSVRDKVTSLGFAVVLTELARIGYTEIEFAGYTQNTSILGRQITLQEIRQILDDNGLRAVGSHVGIGNFRSNIQAELDAAEILGMPHVGTANAPSNSNTVAGYLAAAEEFNTWGAAATARGLKLYQHNHAGEFGFATDQPSVRLYDVFLRNTDPRHVYLEMDVYWAFVGKYRFPGFDPAAYVRNQPYRYPLFHMKDGTSNPSAGDGYSMVEFGAGDMPYERFVREIGARGSHFGVWEQDNAVNTQPNPPGSLGAAERSFAGLKELLG
- a CDS encoding winged helix-turn-helix transcriptional regulator, yielding MSELHPVCTRYHAAIELIGARWSGAILRAVATDQHRYAQIKAAVPGLSDTMLAQRLHTLEDEGLIERRVLPSSPVQVEYHLTQKGLDLEPVMEAIRAWSHKWIPLKTF
- a CDS encoding NADPH-dependent FMN reductase; translated protein: MTKLMIIIGSNRPGRVGLPVGRWIESAATAHGGFSEVDLVDLAELNLPFMDEPGHPRLGAYTQQHTRDWSARVAAADAFAFVMPEYNHGYSAALKNALDFLHNEWQYKPVAFVSYGGIAAGTRAVQQLKSVVTALKMTPVVEAVAVPFVNQFIDDDGTVVPSEIMTTSTKAMFDELLRVSATLHPLRPAPVS
- a CDS encoding DUF5133 domain-containing protein; translation: MAHPAILRNLVEQYEALQIRHADEGSIETLRRLEDVTYTLCVSTGTQTVEAALAVAEQQLTNALAETVPVAPGRAGTGVVDDEVRLTA
- a CDS encoding SpoIIE family protein phosphatase, translating into MWNSAPYAALVVDAAGTVRLANDLALALFPGAGPGARLTDVVPRWLTLAHQDPLPDTVRGRVGARAFEARPTRGPDGDVVWWLAEAPGDAGLREAREALRTERRRTAFLTEASNALLSSLNAERCADTTARLAAGHLADAALVIAPPAGRGLPVTRCTRGGAPVRGQQTAEPAEMPGLAEALGGFPPVPSRWIDPAHVPDWVVPEGFGPVGSIVVAPLPGQGGPAGALILLRYSTTESFTEDEEIIVRLFAARAGAALYAARMYLDQAAITETLMAELLPPSLDQVAGVELAAGYRAAGDAERVGGDFYDVHPTGPAAPDAGAAPSGEYLVVLGDVCGKGLEAAVLTGKIRNTLHALVPMADDHPRMLRLLNGALLSSRSARFATLVMASTRREGSHVRLRLTSAGHPAPLIVRSDGRVEEAATRGTLVGALPEIEAHTVETSLAPGETCVLYTDGITEARGGPLGGELFGDDRLRGVLAECAGLPGGALVERVQMLASQWVSGGRHDDMAIVAVTAPRTNHLSAVGGHGPGRFTP